One Deinococcus sp. YIM 134068 genomic region harbors:
- a CDS encoding MFS transporter → MSGTSAPLPLPQRPATPFGRLLSGMVIGQFGYTLATVIPLALLLTFKFLALDPQRVTANFSAAVGIGSLVSLVSYFVGGAISDRTGLAVGRRRPWILLGTLVGAAALVALGGATTVPAVILLWCVAQVGYTFASAAYSALIPDQVPESRRGTASGLIGMFNPLAIMLGFTLMTAVNSLSLGSKFNILALVSVVGALVTCLLVRERQHHYVAPTAQRLSFPERLARIYPDPRRYPAFSWAFAVRLLAGLAFATQTFGALYLIQRFGVPQERVAGMMALVTLTSTVGLAVASVLGGMLSDRTRKQKPFVAVSAVILALGLLIQALAPGFPVFMIGGAILGVGFGAFLAVDIALIARILPNRADAAKDFGIMNIAGALPNSIAPALAPALIGLGGFPLFFGVFALFGLLSAVAVAPIPEMSPLPQSAEGPAPVRPDLAV, encoded by the coding sequence ATGAGCGGAACCTCTGCCCCCCTCCCCCTTCCCCAGCGGCCCGCCACCCCCTTTGGCCGCCTCCTGAGCGGCATGGTGATCGGCCAGTTCGGGTACACGCTGGCGACGGTCATTCCGCTCGCGCTGCTGCTCACCTTCAAGTTCCTGGCGCTCGACCCGCAGCGGGTCACGGCGAACTTCAGCGCGGCGGTGGGCATCGGCTCGCTCGTCAGCCTCGTGAGCTACTTCGTCGGGGGGGCGATCAGCGACCGGACCGGCCTCGCCGTCGGTCGCCGCCGCCCGTGGATTCTGCTCGGCACGCTCGTCGGGGCCGCCGCGCTCGTCGCCCTGGGCGGGGCCACCACCGTCCCCGCCGTCATCCTCCTGTGGTGCGTGGCTCAGGTCGGGTACACCTTCGCCAGCGCCGCGTACTCCGCGCTCATCCCGGATCAGGTGCCGGAGTCCCGGCGCGGCACGGCCTCCGGATTGATCGGCATGTTCAACCCGCTGGCGATCATGCTCGGCTTCACGCTGATGACGGCGGTCAACAGCCTCTCGCTGGGAAGCAAGTTCAACATCCTCGCGCTCGTCTCGGTGGTCGGGGCGCTCGTCACCTGTCTGCTCGTCCGCGAACGTCAGCACCACTACGTCGCCCCCACGGCGCAGCGGTTGAGCTTCCCCGAGCGGCTCGCGCGCATCTACCCCGACCCCCGCCGTTACCCCGCCTTCTCGTGGGCGTTCGCCGTGCGCCTCCTCGCCGGGCTGGCCTTCGCCACGCAGACCTTCGGTGCCCTGTACCTGATCCAGCGCTTCGGCGTGCCCCAGGAGCGGGTCGCGGGCATGATGGCGCTCGTCACCCTGACCTCGACGGTGGGCCTCGCCGTGGCCTCGGTGCTGGGCGGAATGCTCTCGGACCGGACGCGCAAGCAGAAGCCCTTCGTGGCCGTCTCGGCGGTCATCCTCGCGCTCGGATTGCTGATTCAGGCGCTCGCCCCCGGCTTCCCGGTGTTCATGATCGGCGGCGCGATTCTGGGGGTCGGCTTCGGGGCCTTCCTCGCGGTGGACATCGCGCTGATCGCCCGCATCCTGCCGAACAGGGCGGACGCCGCGAAGGACTTCGGCATCATGAATATCGCCGGGGCGCTCCCCAACTCCATCGCGCCCGCCCTCGCCCCGGCGCTGATCGGCCTGGGAGGCTTCCCCCTCTTCTTCGGCGTGTTCGCCCTGTTCGGTCTTCTGAGCGCCGTGGCCGTCGCCCCCATCCCGGAGATGAGTCCGCTGCCCCAGTCTGCCGAGGGTCCCGCCCCGGTGCGACCTGACCTCGCCGTGTAG
- a CDS encoding IclR family transcriptional regulator: MLGTLEKAGQVLDLYSDDQPEWGATGVAAALGIPKASAHHLLASLAGIGLLRRTAAGRYRLGFKALALGRILLRTTPWREAAEREMTALVAECGETVQLAALDSGHLVCVTRLEGTRPGCLRASEVEGSFIPPHCSSNGKVLLASLPGERVGQVLHNQGMARFTENTIVTPDELDSELERVRAQGFAYDIGEFRGGVCSVGAPIRNHLGEVVASLSLGAPAGRFHERKAAYRTAVIRVTERISLRIGYGPAALS, translated from the coding sequence ATGCTGGGAACGCTGGAGAAGGCCGGGCAGGTGCTCGATCTGTACTCGGACGATCAGCCGGAGTGGGGCGCGACGGGGGTGGCCGCCGCGCTGGGGATTCCGAAGGCCAGCGCCCACCACCTGCTCGCCTCGCTCGCCGGGATCGGGCTGCTGCGGCGCACGGCGGCGGGCCGCTACCGCCTGGGCTTCAAGGCCCTCGCGCTGGGGCGCATCCTGCTCAGGACGACCCCCTGGCGCGAGGCCGCCGAGCGGGAGATGACGGCCCTCGTCGCGGAGTGCGGCGAGACCGTGCAGCTCGCCGCGCTCGACAGTGGCCACCTCGTCTGCGTCACCCGGCTGGAGGGCACCCGGCCCGGCTGCCTGCGCGCCTCGGAGGTCGAGGGCAGCTTCATCCCGCCCCATTGCAGCTCGAACGGCAAGGTGCTGCTCGCCTCCCTGCCGGGCGAGCGGGTGGGGCAGGTCCTGCACAACCAGGGCATGGCCCGCTTCACGGAGAACACCATCGTCACGCCCGACGAGCTGGACTCCGAGCTGGAGCGCGTCCGGGCGCAGGGCTTCGCCTACGACATCGGGGAGTTCCGGGGGGGCGTGTGCTCGGTCGGTGCCCCCATCCGCAATCACCTCGGCGAGGTGGTGGCCTCCCTGAGCCTCGGTGCCCCCGCCGGGCGCTTCCACGAGCGCAAGGCCGCGTACCGCACGGCGGTCATTCGCGTCACCGAGCGCATTTCCCTCCGCATCGGCTACGGCCCGGCGGCGCTGTCCTGA
- a CDS encoding IclR family transcriptional regulator — translation MPRDRGGATMLGTFEKARRVLDLYSPEQPEWGVSEVARHLGMPTSSAHLLLASLAHLGLLHRTLAGRYRLGFKLLALSQVLLANTPWRDVAQAQMRPLTERFGETVQLGVLDGGQFVTVASLGGRRADSLPPPGVGAALPAPASPGGRVLLAFRPPDVVEAALRQHADTSTEPEVLMAELARIRSQGYALEVGEHHADPCWVAAPIRNHNGEAIAALGVGLPVERCAVRAREVREAVTSAGERASALIGFTPLLTGEGRWVWTSEAGREELRSLPRRRGRSRPDSTDDPA, via the coding sequence ATGCCACGCGACCGGGGAGGAGCCACGATGCTCGGCACGTTCGAGAAGGCCCGGCGCGTGCTGGACCTGTACAGCCCGGAGCAGCCCGAGTGGGGGGTGAGCGAGGTCGCCCGGCATCTGGGAATGCCCACGTCGAGCGCCCACCTCCTGCTCGCCTCGCTGGCGCACCTGGGGCTGCTCCACCGCACGCTCGCCGGACGCTACCGGCTGGGGTTCAAGCTGCTCGCCCTGAGTCAGGTCCTGCTGGCGAACACGCCGTGGCGGGACGTGGCGCAGGCGCAGATGCGGCCCCTCACGGAGCGGTTCGGAGAGACGGTGCAGCTCGGCGTTCTCGACGGCGGGCAGTTCGTCACGGTCGCCTCGCTGGGTGGGAGGCGGGCGGACAGCCTCCCGCCGCCGGGGGTGGGAGCGGCCCTGCCCGCGCCCGCGAGTCCGGGGGGACGGGTGCTGCTGGCCTTCCGCCCCCCGGACGTGGTGGAGGCGGCGTTGCGGCAGCACGCGGACACTTCGACGGAGCCGGAGGTCCTCATGGCGGAACTCGCCCGCATCCGCTCGCAGGGCTACGCGCTGGAGGTGGGCGAGCACCACGCGGACCCGTGCTGGGTGGCCGCGCCGATTCGCAACCACAACGGGGAGGCCATCGCGGCGCTGGGCGTCGGCCTGCCCGTGGAGCGGTGCGCCGTGCGGGCGCGGGAGGTCAGGGAAGCGGTCACCTCGGCGGGGGAGCGGGCCTCGGCCCTGATCGGGTTCACTCCCCTGCTCACCGGCGAGGGGCGGTGGGTGTGGACCTCGGAGGCGGGCCGGGAGGAGCTGCGGTCCCTGCCCAGACGACGTGGCCGTTCGCGCCCCGACTCCACGGACGACCCGGCCTGA